In Acidovorax sp. 106, the following proteins share a genomic window:
- a CDS encoding NAD(P)-dependent oxidoreductase, which yields MDTPASRACGIHAARLNLADYAANFSDAHPPLTRPQALIEAERCYYCHDAPCATACPTGIDIPSFIHRIAQDNNRGAARAILEANPLGGMCARVCPTEVLCEQACVRNANEDKPVEIGSLQRYATDAFFAQPGAPLFQRAAATGKRVAVVGAGPAGLACAHGLAVRGHDVVLFEARPKLGGLNEYGLASYKTTHNFAQKEVEWLLSIGGIEVRTGQQLGRDITLDSLLGAYDAVFLGLGLQGVNALGVAEPAATGLRNAVDFIAELRQSTDLSTLPVGRRVVVIGGGMTAVDAAVQSRKLGAQEVTIVYRRGADAMSASAVEQQWAQTNGVTIRHWAAPKEVLSEGGAVKGVRFAATALSGGKLVETGETFTLDADMVLKAIGQTFVAEPVGKSIALEGGRIVTDAEGQTSLQRVWAGGDCRVGGRDLTVEAVEHGKVAAVSIHAALTAPVAMAA from the coding sequence ATGGACACACCCGCAAGCCGTGCCTGCGGCATTCATGCCGCTCGCCTGAACCTGGCCGACTACGCCGCAAACTTCAGCGACGCGCACCCGCCGCTCACCCGCCCCCAGGCGCTGATCGAGGCCGAGCGCTGCTACTACTGCCACGACGCACCTTGCGCCACGGCCTGCCCCACGGGTATCGACATCCCCTCTTTCATCCACCGCATTGCGCAGGACAACAACCGGGGCGCCGCCCGCGCCATCCTTGAGGCCAACCCTCTGGGGGGGATGTGTGCCCGCGTATGTCCCACCGAGGTGCTGTGCGAGCAGGCTTGCGTGCGCAACGCCAACGAAGACAAGCCGGTGGAGATCGGCTCGCTGCAGCGCTACGCTACGGATGCTTTCTTTGCCCAGCCGGGTGCACCCCTGTTCCAGCGCGCAGCCGCCACCGGCAAGCGCGTGGCCGTGGTGGGTGCAGGCCCTGCAGGCCTGGCCTGTGCGCATGGCCTGGCCGTGCGCGGCCATGACGTGGTGCTGTTCGAGGCGCGCCCCAAGCTCGGCGGTCTCAATGAATATGGCCTCGCCAGCTACAAGACCACCCACAACTTTGCACAGAAGGAAGTGGAGTGGCTGCTGTCCATCGGCGGCATCGAGGTGCGCACCGGCCAGCAACTGGGCCGTGACATCACGCTCGACAGCCTGCTGGGCGCGTACGACGCCGTGTTTTTGGGCCTGGGCCTGCAAGGTGTGAATGCGTTGGGCGTGGCCGAGCCCGCGGCCACTGGCTTGAGAAACGCGGTGGACTTCATCGCCGAGCTGCGCCAGAGCACCGATCTTTCCACCCTGCCCGTGGGCCGCCGCGTGGTGGTGATTGGCGGCGGCATGACAGCGGTGGACGCCGCCGTGCAGTCGCGCAAGCTGGGTGCGCAAGAAGTGACCATTGTCTACCGCCGCGGCGCTGACGCCATGTCGGCATCGGCGGTGGAGCAGCAATGGGCGCAGACGAACGGCGTGACCATCCGCCACTGGGCTGCACCCAAGGAGGTGCTGAGCGAGGGCGGAGCAGTGAAGGGCGTGCGTTTTGCCGCCACGGCGCTGAGCGGCGGCAAGCTGGTGGAAACCGGCGAGACGTTCACGCTGGATGCCGACATGGTGCTCAAGGCCATCGGCCAGACCTTTGTGGCTGAGCCTGTGGGCAAGAGCATTGCGCTGGAAGGCGGGCGCATCGTCACCGATGCCGAAGGCCAGACCAGCCTGCAGCGTGTTTGGGCCGGTGGAGACTGCCGCGTGGGCGGCCGCGACCTCACGGTCGAAGCGGTCGAGCACGGCAAGGTCGCCGCTGTCTCCATCCACGCCGCGCTGACGGCTCCCGTCGCCATGGCGGCCTGA